The Deinococcota bacterium DNA window CCGACCTCGGCGTAGACCGCGTTCTTCTCCTCGAAGGTGTGCGCTTGGCCAAACCACTCGAGCGGCCGGGCCACATAACGGCTCTGGATGCCGGCGTTGTCGAAGACGCTCAAGAGGCGGTCGACGTCGCTAAAGGCACCCTCGAAGAGGTGGCGGGCGAGCGCTCTGGCCTCGGCTTGCTCGAGCTTAAAGGGCGGCACGGCGGTAGCCAGGCCGCGCACCGTCGGCGGGGGGGTGGTCAAGGCAAACTCCTCGTTTGGCTGGTGGCGGCCGGCGCGGGTCTCTGCTCCGCCTCCCGCTCGGCTTCCCCCCAGACCTCGCGGCAGGCGAGCTGCGCGACCGTCTTGCGCTGGCGGCTGCTCCAGTCGATGCTCGGCCGCGTT harbors:
- a CDS encoding stilbene synthase — protein: MTTPPPTVRGLATAVPPFKLEQAEARALARHLFEGAFSDVDRLLSVFDNAGIQSRYVARPLEWFGQAHTFEEKNAVYAEVGLELACRAACRALRRAGADAGEVGAVVFVSSTGLATPSLDAYLIQRLGLPR